Sequence from the Plasmodium relictum strain SGS1 genome assembly, chromosome: 6 genome:
atttttaagtcgtaaaaaatattaagttcaaacaaaaaaaaaaaataaaataaaataaaaaaaagtaaaataaataaatatataaaataaataaataaaataataaagaatataaataaataaaaataacgttattaaataaaaatatatatactttaaaaatatttaaaaaaataattcaaccTTAAGCTTTATATatgaacatatatatatatataatataatttatattcaattaaaatactcttaaaatatgaaatttagtaaaaaaagttgaaaaccccattaatatattataatttttttttcgttttataaaagaaaaaaaataataatcattcttgaattaaaaaaacaaattaaaaagggtaaaaataaaaataaaaataatattgtaTATAAACAAATATCACATCAAAATATGATAGCTTAAAAATCATACAACTGTTATTTTAATCAAAGTgtgaattttataatttcaataaataattaataagatgtaaaataaaaattttaaatataagttttctataacaatttattattttaattatatattattcatcttttatatttcagtttttactttttattttatccattattaattttttttttttttaacattacTATTTCAAtgtttttctatttcatgcaaaaaaaagaaaaaattaaatttagtGAAAATGAGCAAaatcttaaaatttttttttttttttttcatttgttaAAATAGTTGGAAATTTCTATATTAGATctttaattacaaaaatttaaaaattcattaaaagaacaatactttttttacaccaaaattaattattaaaagcaagaaaaaaaaattaatccTATATTATAtggtttattaaaattacgCATCAAtgtaaaataatgaaatgatacataatttaaatagCTTCTATAAGaaacaaattttaaaaagttcttaaaaaaaaaaataaaataaaaggaaaattaaaattgttaatctattttattttaatttttttttttatttttaatattattcacatttatcatataaaattttatttttaaaatacatatatttttataagaatttttttttttcttgtttaaAAGAAAACTAATAAGATATATTAGGGTGTTATAGcaaatagaaatattatttagttataattcattttattatatatttaaatgataataatgatacTCTAAAAGTGAATACtcatacatttaaaaaaagaaaatagaagtatatatataaatatatatataataaaaagtataattatgttaaaattcagtaaatttttattttgcaaaaatgttaataaaaggttTTTTTCATATCGAGGCTATAAATTTGATAAAATAGGAGAAAGCCAAAGTTTAAGCGCCGAAGAGGTTAATGAATTAGACAAAGTAAGTATGGTCTCTCTTAAGGCATTAAAAATACCCgaatatgtaaaaaataaattgcaTAATATAGCAAAAcagtttataaaaaaaaaagatttagaaaaattagGTAGATTTATGGCTAAGAAATTGACAAGTAGAACATGTGTTGAGTTGCCTAGAGTTCTCCCATCAAAATTATTATGTGAAtcagaagaagaaaaaaacaaaatagaaaaattgtTAGATAAAAAGTCCTATAAGTGTTTGAAACAATTTTTGACACAATACAACAAAAAATCAAAAGAACTAGAACAAATAGCACTGACATATGCAGAAGATTCAagacataaaataaatatatcattttttccAGAAGCATCTATTGCATATACAATTCATAAGTTTAATGGTCATTATGGAATTGTATATAGAATACTTCATGAAATAAAGATTAGAGTATCAGATTTTTAtcctaaaaattttttacattattcAGCAGTACCTGCTGTAGGTATAATAGCTGCCcaagaaatatttaattacaaaTTTGATAATATATTAGCAGTTGAATCATCAGAACATTTAACATCAATATCAAAGTATTTAATTGATAAAATACCTAATGTAAAATACCAAATGCATTTATACGAAAATGCTGATTATTTTGACTTAATTTTGTTATCACACACATTATTGTCTTTGTATGACTATGATTCAAGAattctctttattaaaaatatttggaATCGTTTATCAAAAAATGGAATTATAATAATCATTGAAAATGGAACACCAACTGGATTTCGTATGCTGCATTCAATTAGAGAAATGTTCATTACTGaattaaaatatgataaatttCACATTGTTTCACCATGCCCACATGAGAGTATATGTCCATTATCCTTAACGGGAAAGGATTGGTGTCATTTTTCTCAGAGAACTCACAGATTGTCTCATCATATATATTGTAAAGGTAGTAGAgcaaaaaatatagaagaagaaaaattttcatatttggTTATAAGAAAATGTGAAGGCCCTAGAACAAAATATGAATCTGAATCAGCAGCCTTAACACCTCAAGAAAAATCTTATTTTTGGCCTAGAATTGTAATGCCAACAATAAAAGCTGGAAAACATGTATTAATTGATGTATGTTCCTATCCATATAATTTTGAAAGACTTGTAGTTACTAAAAGTTCTCCTTTAATTacaaatttaaaaacaaGAAATGGAACAATTTTAAAAGGATATGGCTATAAAAATGCACGAAAATTGTTATGGGGAGATTTATGGAGATTTACAAAAAGAATTAGTAGACCCGATGCAAGACTTTATACACCCGAAAAAACGAAAAAATACTTATATCGTTTATATCAAAAGCAAAAAAGAAGACAAAATATTAAATCTGTTGTTGATAATAAATCTCAAGATTATTATGATTCACGTTCAATACAATATTACGGTtcataaacaaaaaaaaaaagaaagtaaataaaattactaGTAAAGTATAAATCTAGAATAAATCAAGTATAAATACTAATATTAggaatattaatttttttattattacatacgtgtatattttcaattaaaaattaatttttatataaatattttttttatatagatattttatctcatatttttcatagaatttttttttattttaatttaataaactaatttaatattacatttttatttttttatttatttatctttttttttctattttgagattattcatataataatttgtgtagaaattatattttataaattttaattttatatctatcctataaatgtatatattcattatatatagctgtataaatttaatttacatATGTttgttatataaatatttatttataataaaaatattcaatgttCTTTCTCAATGTTATagattttaaattttacattttttaagtttattagtgaatttttttaaaattttttttttttttgtgatatCAATTTTATGTAGACATAAATCTCTCTCtctctttatatatatatatatatatatttatttatttattaatttatatttccttttttaaccatttattttaaaattattttatgttttttagttttattaataaaaataataatttttttttgtttattacaTGAAATAAACTTACAATAAAAACtagttttttaaatatacaaatatatataaagaacaAATTTATACAAAGCTAATGCAACATGAattatattacaaaaaaatgaaatggtAATTGAAATTATTcctattatttaattttcaatttcaattaattttttttttttttcttttctttttttctttttttaataaaaaaaatttaatattcaaAAGATGTTActttaaatcaaaaaaaaattttaagaatgTTCTTTGTTCCAAAAAAGGTTGCAaattctaatatatttttccatataatttaaaaatttatttaaaactttttatcTTATAAACTACTTGCTATAACTATagtttctatttttatattaattaacgtatttctttttatttttttatagacaACTTtcatgttattttttaaaatgcaCAAAGAGTTAAACTATaggtaaaaattaatattctttaaaagaatatgcataaaaaaaaattaaaacaaaaatacataatgaaaaaaaaaaaaaaaagatgacaTGTATTGACGTTTGAGATAttctcattttatttattacctatttaaaagtaatatttttttttaatttaaacattttaaaattaaatgattcatattatttattgaaaattgttaataatattccatattattattttaatgttcttattttttttttttccctttaATTATTTGGTATTTgcttctttatatttttagttccctttttttttaaaacttttttaacttttttttcatttttaatttcattaatactttggtttttatctttaatttttgtattttttttaatttcttgttttttcttttcaattcttttttctttttcacctttgtttttaaattcctttttatttcctCCTTTAtgattcaatttttttttttgttcctctttaatctttattttttttttattatcatctttattattcaattgctttttattttcaacttttattttcaaattttttttcttttctttttttatactctttttttcttcaccTTCCTTTTTTGTGTTGGACTTCTTTTTAGCTTCTTTggttttaacttttttttttatttctatattttcacCTTTaccttttccttttctttttaattcttttttattttcttcattattattcaATTCCCTTTcgctatttttattttttttaattacattcTTTTTTCCTACAGTTGTAACTTTATTTATAccgtttttattttttttaactttagCAGATTTCTTATTCTTGTCTTTCTCATTTCCATTTATTTTTGGTAAggattttttcttttcttcagtattttcatttttatttatatttccattttcttctctttttaatagaaaacCTAAAATATCATCAGCAGAATTTGTAGGAGATActccttttttaaaataagataaattaaaatcatttcttattattaaatGTGATCTTATTATACTATTTCCTTTTAAACAACCAATTTCTCTTAGtaactttttttcttcatcacATAGTAAGTCGTACTgcaaatttaatttttgtttccATTTAgcctataaaaaaaattgaaaaaagagaaaaaaaaaaatttatgtttttcaattaaaaataaaaaatagataaaataaataaataaaaataataaataaaaaataaagtaatatattattttattcttttcatCATTTTATACTTGTGCCTTAGGAGAGTCAGCAGACAAAccataaacaaaaaatttacttttcacaattttttcaaaattttctttGAATAATTGTGCTTGTTTTGTACATCCGGGAGTGTTTGCCTTaggataaataaaaatgaccatgccatttttatctttatttttttttatttcattatacaAATTGGTTTTTTCattcttttcatttaataggtcaatttttaaaattgaaTCTGTTATTGTTTTAtctgaaaaaataataaaaaattatatattatttataaataaatgacttttattcatttatttcgttctttttattttctttattgtatttttaatatgtatttttttttttttttttttttactttcttttatttgatccatgtataataattttattcataaaaataaaatttattttccttgcattatatgtataaccacaaaagatattaaagcatatatataaatatttatatacgaaattataagaaaaaaaaaaaaaaaattcaaccAATTATGATGCAGAATATTTCGTGGAGtatataacaaaatattttacaatAATTTTAGAATTgcaacaaatataaaaataaaaatatattttgtacACACAATTTTTGTAatacttttataataatgCAATGATTTAttgatttatattttataataacaataaaaatatataagtatTCATTACATaattgagaaaaaaaaaattgaaatacaAAAATCTTTAGtgcatataaaatttttttttttttcgaacattcatatttttaatgaagaaaaaaaaaaaaaaaaataatatttatacgtttatatatatacataaaaaaaaaattataaaataccTTTATGCacatgtattttttttttttttttttatatttttatatatgtcttttaattttgcactgttttttttaaaatttattgtttaaaaatattttgtatacaaggtattttatttttttaatattgttattattttttttcttttaagaTAATCagattttttctatttaatttttttttttttatataatttataagaaAGGAATACTCTTATATTTGTAGCATAGTTCACTTTTTATCTATTAAATATTctgttttctttttctctttttttttaattttttagaacATCTAAATATATggtataattaaattattctttttttttaagtataatacatttaataatataaataaattattttgaaaaaaaaatacttttttaaaaaaaagaaaaagaaaaagaaaaaaaaattaataatacacaatttatttaatactaAAATATTAGAATTACTTAGGGATTGTTTCTAAAGTAATAGAGAATtgttgaatatatatatatataactattTTAACTATAcagatatataaatttattatttttaatcttatataatttttttattaatacaaattaataattaattttatatatctatgtattaacaattttattctattacgaagatatcattaaaaatacaaaaaaaaaagaaattaataaaaatatcttttatataatataaaaaaaattaactctTGCacatttttctttcttttttaatatttatgctcaaagaaatatttaattttgtaAATGACAAATTAATAGATAGGTATTAAAGATacaaaatgatttaaaactttctatttttatttaattttatacattttatttctattatagAAATTTTCTCTGCTATTgcttttaaaaatgaataggaatattttctaattccaaaatattaaaaaagaaatatattctCTTATTATCTTCTTTATCATACCAAACATTTtacaataaatattattaactaaaattttttttatttatttcttcttttatttccAATATCTCATTTATACAATATTTGAAgctaatttaaattttacagtatttaaaaaaaaaattaaattgttaatttttaatagtgtcttttcaaatataataaaaatattaaaaatagaaaaatattacttaaaaaaataattacacaggaaaaaaaaaaaaagaatttcatGAAAGTAAAAGAGAAgtaaaaaacatataaaaaaaaaaaaaaacacatttataaaatgcaaaataaaataacaactcttaatttttattattaataaagaaataaattcatataaatacataaagctatgtatatattttttattaatatattttcaaaaaattacataactTGTAACGTACTAGATTCTATGCATCCAAgatattcattatttatgGTAGCAATAGCAAACATATTGGATAAGTCGTAGCGTATACCTTGTAATTTTATTCGAACAGCTGTTTGTggttttatattataatctCCTGAAGAAAAGCATGGGTAATGAGCATCTTCTGCATATTCAAAACATTTTGGAATAGCAGTccttgaaataaaaatttttaatggtCCTGCTTGAGCAAAAAAACCTAGTTTATTTACATCTGTAACAATAGCATCTAAtacctaaaaaaaaagaaaaaattcatataaatatatatttttatttaaatttgatttttttttttttttttatttgtatataatttctttttttttatgatttttcatatgaattattattatattttaaatttacttCATCTTTAAATGGTTTAAAAACAATAGCTTGATATTTAACCCTAACAACAATCATTCCTGTTCCATCTTGTACTCTTCCGGGTTCATTATGAATTATTCTAATTACACAAATTATATATCCATATTTAGCATTACACTGTCCTTCAACACTATTTCTTAACATATCTTCTATACATTGCTGATATCTTGGTCCTAATTGGCTAGGTTTTATGGTTACATTTTTCCATTCTTCAATGACAAAATACATTTTAaactataattatttatattttgtttttctttttttataagtaataattctttttttttttttttttcttttttcttttttctgctttattatcaaaattttttttttttttttcctattaGAAAATTTTCTTATCAATCATATTTCAAGTAAATTGAtgaatatgtaaaaatatatattatattttactatTTAATGACTtcaaaaacatatattttaatttttaaatattttataatttaaatacatattttaattaaaaaaatacaatttattttaaaaatatttcttagtTTAAATtggaatattttaaaattatatttatactttcaaaaaaattgatacatatattttgtatttgaaaaatttagaaaaattatattttttttttccaaattATTCCATGTTGTTGttataatgaatatatatttacatttataaCCTTAACATCATTATCAttttataaagataaaaaaaaaattttttttatattttttagtatttataaatcttaaaaaaaatcaaaattttgAAGTTATTACAAttcaattttaaattatatataaatatttatttttaattttatatatactaaataataaatacatgcttaatattattttattccttaaatttttttttttatgttttaaagaaaaataaataaatacatatataagatatatgtatacataatccctattatatttttcagaGCTATGAGTATCACAGCTGGAAAGTGttgtaaatatattagaaaatatttCACAAATGGATTACGTAAAAATGCTTTACCTTATTTTATgtattgtaaaaataaaccATTTCTTATGAATCCAAaattaatacaaaaatattctttagaTAATGTACCAAGAAATGTTATAAATaggttatataaaaaataataaaaatatcaacAATATTTTAATcgagttttatttttaaaattccttttttctttttaaaattacattATAGGTATATACAAGATAAAAGAAGATTGAAGAGTGataatatgtaaaaattgaataaaaataaataatattcaaAAAGTATATAAGATTTTATTCTCGAATGAATATgccattaatattttttaaattaccaAAAGAatagaaaatgataaaagtactcaatattttttttcaataataaGTAAACACACATACaaaacatttaaattattataaaaactttaaggagataaaaaaaaaaaaaaaaaatatttaatatatagatGTTCATTAAACTCTTTATATTAACCATTGTTTTCTTAGAATTttcaatattaaatattttttaataaaaaattccaTTCCTAAATATTCTATTGCTTCTATTTCAAATTTAtagttcatttttttcatttcacaAACTTCTTTTCTAATTTTAGAATTATAGTTTAAATTTTTGTCTTCTAATAAATTTCTTATTacgtttttttcttttttagttAATACTAACAGTGACTCTTTTGGAAACAATCCAATATCTTCTGAACACATACCAAtccattttatatttttgcaaGAATATATAGAATCTTCATTTGCTGAATTCCCTTCTTTATATGTTAGATAAATTCTAATACCGTAAGGATCATAATCCCCAACATAAGCACac
This genomic interval carries:
- a CDS encoding mitochondrial ribosomal protein S22 precursor, putative; this translates as MLKFSKFLFCKNVNKRFFSYRGYKFDKIGESQSLSAEEVNELDKVSMVSLKALKIPEYVKNKLHNIAKQFIKKKDLEKLGRFMAKKLTSRTCVELPRVLPSKLLCESEEEKNKIEKLLDKKSYKCLKQFLTQYNKKSKELEQIALTYAEDSRHKINISFFPEASIAYTIHKFNGHYGIVYRILHEIKIRVSDFYPKNFLHYSAVPAVGIIAAQEIFNYKFDNILAVESSEHLTSISKYLIDKIPNVKYQMHLYENADYFDLILLSHTLLSLYDYDSRILFIKNIWNRLSKNGIIIIIENGTPTGFRMLHSIREMFITELKYDKFHIVSPCPHESICPLSLTGKDWCHFSQRTHRLSHHIYCKGSRAKNIEEEKFSYLVIRKCEGPRTKYESESAALTPQEKSYFWPRIVMPTIKAGKHVLIDVCSYPYNFERLVVTKSSPLITNLKTRNGTILKGYGYKNARKLLWGDLWRFTKRISRPDARLYTPEKTKKYLYRLYQKQKRRQNIKSVVDNKSQDYYDSRSIQYYGS
- the nPrx gene encoding merozoite capping protein 1, putative, with amino-acid sequence MDQIKENKTITDSILKIDLLNEKNEKTNLYNEIKKNKDKNGMVIFIYPKANTPGCTKQAQLFKENFEKIVKSKFFVYGLSADSPKAQAKWKQKLNLQYDLLCDEEKKLLREIGCLKGNSIIRSHLIIRNDFNLSYFKKGVSPTNSADDILGFLLKREENGNINKNENTEEKKKSLPKINGNEKDKNKKSAKVKKNKNGINKVTTVGKKNVIKKNKNSERELNNNEENKKELKRKGKGKGENIEIKKKVKTKEAKKKSNTKKEGEEKKSIKKEKKKNLKIKVENKKQLNNKDDNKKKIKIKEEQKKKLNHKGGNKKEFKNKGEKEKRIEKKKQEIKKNTKIKDKNQSINEIKNEKKVKKVLKKKGTKNIKKQIPNN
- a CDS encoding DNA-directed RNA polymerase II, putative → MYFVIEEWKNVTIKPSQLGPRYQQCIEDMLRNSVEGQCNAKYGYIICVIRIIHNEPGRVQDGTGMIVVRVKYQAIVFKPFKDEVLDAIVTDVNKLGFFAQAGPLKIFISRTAIPKCFEYAEDAHYPCFSSGDYNIKPQTAVRIKLQGIRYDLSNMFAIATINNEYLGCIESSTLQVM